The Geomonas ferrireducens DNA segment GAGGCGCTGAAGACCATCGCGAAGACCGGCTCCCTCTGGCTCTCCAGGGGCGACAACTCCGGGACCCACGCCAAGGAAAAGGGGCTTTTGAAGGCAGCCGGCATCAACGCCGAAGGGCAGAAGTGGTTCCAGCAGACCGGTCTCGGCATGGGTGAGACCCTGAACGTCGCCGCCGAGAAGAAGGGGTACCTCCTTTCCGACCGCGGCACCTACCTCGCCCTCAACAAGAAGGCGCATCTCGGCCTGCAGATCATGGTGGAAGGCGAGCCGAAGCTCCTCAACGTCTACCACGTCATCGAGGTGAACCCGGCCAAGTGGCCCAAGGTGAACAACGCCGGCGCCAAGGCGTTCGCCGACTTCATGGTCTCCAAGAAGGTCCAGGGGATCATCGCCACCTTCGGCAAGAAGGAGTTCGGCGCTCCGCTCTTCTTCCCGGATGCCGGCAAAGACCCGAAAACCCTGGGCCTGTAATTAATGGACGTAATCCTCGAAGGGATCTTAAAGGCCGCCCAGCTCCTCGCCTCGCTCGACAGCGAGGTGCTGGGCATCGCCTTGCTGTCGCTCAAGGTCTCCGGGCTCGCCACGCTCTTCTCTCTTGTCATAGGCATCTTGGTGGGGACACTGGTCGCCCTGACCAGCTTCCCCGGCAAGAAGATCCTGGTGAGCGTGGTAAACACCGGGATGGGCCTGCCGCCGGTGGTGGTGGGCCTTTTCGTCTCCATCATGCTCTGGAGAAACGGCCCCCTGGGCTACCTGGAACTCCTCTACACCCCGACCGCCATCGTCATCGCGCAGACCGTCATCGCCACCCCCATCGTCATGGGGATCACCATTGGCGCCATGCAGAACCTCCCGGCGAATCTGAGACTGCAGATTCTGGCCCTTGGCGCTACCAGGACCCAGATGGTCAGGATGCTCATACGGGAGGCGAGGCTGCCGCTCATGGCAGGCGTCATGGCCGGTTTCGGCGGGGTCATCTCCGAGGTGGGCGCCTCCATCATGGTCGGCGGCAACGTGCGCGGCTACACCCGCGTCCTCACCACGGCGACGGTGATGGAGACCGGGCGGGGCAATTTCGACATCGCCATTGCCCTGTCGGTGATCCTTCTGCTATTCTGCTTCGCGGTCAACTACATCCTTACCTACATCCAGCAGCGAGAAAGGCCTAGATGACACAGCAACAAAACGTGCTCGACCTGAATGGGCTGAGG contains these protein-coding regions:
- a CDS encoding substrate-binding domain-containing protein, with amino-acid sequence MNRILRMLPLFVALFLLSAVASVSTGWAAEQKNLILATTTSTQDSGLLDVLIPLFEKQTGYFVKTISVGSGQAMKMGEKGEADVLLVHSPEAEKKFMEGGFGQNRKLVMHNDFIILGPANDPAKVRGTKTAAEALKTIAKTGSLWLSRGDNSGTHAKEKGLLKAAGINAEGQKWFQQTGLGMGETLNVAAEKKGYLLSDRGTYLALNKKAHLGLQIMVEGEPKLLNVYHVIEVNPAKWPKVNNAGAKAFADFMVSKKVQGIIATFGKKEFGAPLFFPDAGKDPKTLGL
- a CDS encoding ABC transporter permease — its product is MDVILEGILKAAQLLASLDSEVLGIALLSLKVSGLATLFSLVIGILVGTLVALTSFPGKKILVSVVNTGMGLPPVVVGLFVSIMLWRNGPLGYLELLYTPTAIVIAQTVIATPIVMGITIGAMQNLPANLRLQILALGATRTQMVRMLIREARLPLMAGVMAGFGGVISEVGASIMVGGNVRGYTRVLTTATVMETGRGNFDIAIALSVILLLFCFAVNYILTYIQQRERPR